In Pseudorca crassidens isolate mPseCra1 chromosome 16, mPseCra1.hap1, whole genome shotgun sequence, one DNA window encodes the following:
- the KCNIP2 gene encoding A-type potassium channel modulatory protein KCNIP2 isoform X8: protein MNLEGLEMVAVLVVLALFVKVLEQFGLFEPVSLEDSVEDEFELSTVCHRPEGLEQLQEQTKFTRKELQVLYRGFKNECPSGIVNEENFKQIYSQFFPQGDSSTYATFLFNAFDTNHDGSVSFEDFVAGLSVILRGTTDDRLNWAFNLYDLNKDGCITKEEMLDIMKSIYDMMGKYTYPALREEAPREHVESFFQKMDRNKDGVVTIEEFIESCQKDENIMRSMQLFDNVI, encoded by the exons ATGAACCTGGAAGGGCTGGAGATGGTCGCTGTGCTTGTGGTCCTCGCCCTGTTTGTCAAGGTGCTGGAGCAGTTTGGCCTCTTTGAGCCTGTCTCCTTGGAAG ACAGCGTGGAGGATGAGTTTGAACTGTCCACCGTGTGTCACCGGCCCGAGGGTCTGGAGCAGCTGCAGGAGCAAACCAAGTTCACGCGCAAAGAGCTACAGGTCCTGTACCGGGGTTTCAAAAAC GAATGTCCCAGCGGAATTGTCAATGAGGAGAACTTCAAGCAGATTTATTCCCAGTTCTTTCCTCAAGGAG ACTCCAGCACATATGCCACTTTTCTCTTCAATGCCTTTGACACCAACCATGATGGCTCAGTCAGTTTTGAG GACTTTGTGGCTGGTTTGTCAGTGATTCTTCGGGGAACCACAGATGACAGGCTGAACTGGGCTTTCAACCTGTATGACCTCAACAAGGATGGCTGCATCACCAAGGAG GAAATGCTTGATATCATGAAGTCCATCTATGACATGATGGGCAAGTATACATATCCTGCACTCCGGGAGGAGGCCCCAAGGGAACACGTGGAGAGCTTCTTCCAG AAGATGGACAGGAACAAAGATGGCGTGGTGACTATTGAGGAATTCATTGAATCTTGTCAAAAG GACGAGAACATCATGAGGTCCATGCAGCTCTTTGACAATGTCATCTAG
- the KCNIP2 gene encoding A-type potassium channel modulatory protein KCNIP2 isoform X12 has protein sequence MRGQGRKESLSDSRDLDGSYDQLTGHPPGPTKKALKQRFLKLLPCCGPQALPSVSETGRVLRFLGDSSLPSALAAPASLRPHRPRPLDPDSVEDEFELSTVCHRPEGLEQLQEQTKFTRKELQVLYRGFKNECPSGIVNEENFKQIYSQFFPQGDSSTYATFLFNAFDTNHDGSVSFEDFVAGLSVILRGTTDDRLNWAFNLYDLNKDGCITKEEMLDIMKSIYDMMGKYTYPALREEAPREHVESFFQKMDRNKDGVVTIEEFIESCQKDENIMRSMQLFDNVI, from the exons GCCACCCTCCAGGGCCCACTAAAAAAGCGCTGAAGCAGCGGTTCCTCAAGCTGCTGCCTTGCTGCGGGCCCCAAGCCCTGCCCTCAGTCAGTGAAA CTGGCCGGGTCCTCCGCTTTCTCGGTGACAGTTCGCTCCCTTCAGCATTAGCCGCCCCAGCCTCCCTCCGCCCCCACAGACCCCGCCCGCTGGACCCAG ACAGCGTGGAGGATGAGTTTGAACTGTCCACCGTGTGTCACCGGCCCGAGGGTCTGGAGCAGCTGCAGGAGCAAACCAAGTTCACGCGCAAAGAGCTACAGGTCCTGTACCGGGGTTTCAAAAAC GAATGTCCCAGCGGAATTGTCAATGAGGAGAACTTCAAGCAGATTTATTCCCAGTTCTTTCCTCAAGGAG ACTCCAGCACATATGCCACTTTTCTCTTCAATGCCTTTGACACCAACCATGATGGCTCAGTCAGTTTTGAG GACTTTGTGGCTGGTTTGTCAGTGATTCTTCGGGGAACCACAGATGACAGGCTGAACTGGGCTTTCAACCTGTATGACCTCAACAAGGATGGCTGCATCACCAAGGAG GAAATGCTTGATATCATGAAGTCCATCTATGACATGATGGGCAAGTATACATATCCTGCACTCCGGGAGGAGGCCCCAAGGGAACACGTGGAGAGCTTCTTCCAG AAGATGGACAGGAACAAAGATGGCGTGGTGACTATTGAGGAATTCATTGAATCTTGTCAAAAG GACGAGAACATCATGAGGTCCATGCAGCTCTTTGACAATGTCATCTAG
- the KCNIP2 gene encoding A-type potassium channel modulatory protein KCNIP2 isoform X1, whose protein sequence is MRGQGRKESLSDSRDLDGSYDQLTGHPPGPTKKALKQRFLKLLPCCGPQALPSVSETLAAPASLRPHRPRPLDPDSVEDEFELSTVCHRPEGLEQLQEQTKFTRKELQVLYRGFKNSFLQEKSYMECPSGIVNEENFKQIYSQFFPQGDSSTYATFLFNAFDTNHDGSVSFEDFVAGLSVILRGTTDDRLNWAFNLYDLNKDGCITKEEMLDIMKSIYDMMGKYTYPALREEAPREHVESFFQKMDRNKDGVVTIEEFIESCQKDENIMRSMQLFDNVI, encoded by the exons GCCACCCTCCAGGGCCCACTAAAAAAGCGCTGAAGCAGCGGTTCCTCAAGCTGCTGCCTTGCTGCGGGCCCCAAGCCCTGCCCTCAGTCAGTGAAA CATTAGCCGCCCCAGCCTCCCTCCGCCCCCACAGACCCCGCCCGCTGGACCCAG ACAGCGTGGAGGATGAGTTTGAACTGTCCACCGTGTGTCACCGGCCCGAGGGTCTGGAGCAGCTGCAGGAGCAAACCAAGTTCACGCGCAAAGAGCTACAGGTCCTGTACCGGGGTTTCAAAAAC TCTTTCCTCCAGGAGAAGAGCTATATG GAATGTCCCAGCGGAATTGTCAATGAGGAGAACTTCAAGCAGATTTATTCCCAGTTCTTTCCTCAAGGAG ACTCCAGCACATATGCCACTTTTCTCTTCAATGCCTTTGACACCAACCATGATGGCTCAGTCAGTTTTGAG GACTTTGTGGCTGGTTTGTCAGTGATTCTTCGGGGAACCACAGATGACAGGCTGAACTGGGCTTTCAACCTGTATGACCTCAACAAGGATGGCTGCATCACCAAGGAG GAAATGCTTGATATCATGAAGTCCATCTATGACATGATGGGCAAGTATACATATCCTGCACTCCGGGAGGAGGCCCCAAGGGAACACGTGGAGAGCTTCTTCCAG AAGATGGACAGGAACAAAGATGGCGTGGTGACTATTGAGGAATTCATTGAATCTTGTCAAAAG GACGAGAACATCATGAGGTCCATGCAGCTCTTTGACAATGTCATCTAG
- the KCNIP2 gene encoding A-type potassium channel modulatory protein KCNIP2 isoform X6, which yields MRGQGRKESLSDSRDLDGSYDQLTGHPPGPTKKALKQRFLKLLPCCGPQALPSVSETLAAPASLRPHRPRPLDPDSVEDEFELSTVCHRPEGLEQLQEQTKFTRKELQVLYRGFKNSFLQEKSYMECPSGIVNEENFKQIYSQFFPQGDSSTYATFLFNAFDTNHDGSVSFEDFVAGLSVILRGTTDDRLNWAFNLYDLNKDGCITKEKMDRNKDGVVTIEEFIESCQKDENIMRSMQLFDNVI from the exons GCCACCCTCCAGGGCCCACTAAAAAAGCGCTGAAGCAGCGGTTCCTCAAGCTGCTGCCTTGCTGCGGGCCCCAAGCCCTGCCCTCAGTCAGTGAAA CATTAGCCGCCCCAGCCTCCCTCCGCCCCCACAGACCCCGCCCGCTGGACCCAG ACAGCGTGGAGGATGAGTTTGAACTGTCCACCGTGTGTCACCGGCCCGAGGGTCTGGAGCAGCTGCAGGAGCAAACCAAGTTCACGCGCAAAGAGCTACAGGTCCTGTACCGGGGTTTCAAAAAC TCTTTCCTCCAGGAGAAGAGCTATATG GAATGTCCCAGCGGAATTGTCAATGAGGAGAACTTCAAGCAGATTTATTCCCAGTTCTTTCCTCAAGGAG ACTCCAGCACATATGCCACTTTTCTCTTCAATGCCTTTGACACCAACCATGATGGCTCAGTCAGTTTTGAG GACTTTGTGGCTGGTTTGTCAGTGATTCTTCGGGGAACCACAGATGACAGGCTGAACTGGGCTTTCAACCTGTATGACCTCAACAAGGATGGCTGCATCACCAAGGAG AAGATGGACAGGAACAAAGATGGCGTGGTGACTATTGAGGAATTCATTGAATCTTGTCAAAAG GACGAGAACATCATGAGGTCCATGCAGCTCTTTGACAATGTCATCTAG
- the KCNIP2 gene encoding A-type potassium channel modulatory protein KCNIP2 isoform X3, whose translation MRGQGRKESLSDSRDLDGSYDQLTGHPPGPTKKALKQRFLKLLPCCGPQALPSVSETLAAPASLRPHRPRPLDPDSVEDEFELSTVCHRPEGLEQLQEQTKFTRKELQVLYRGFKNECPSGIVNEENFKQIYSQFFPQGDSSTYATFLFNAFDTNHDGSVSFEDFVAGLSVILRGTTDDRLNWAFNLYDLNKDGCITKEEMLDIMKSIYDMMGKYTYPALREEAPREHVESFFQKMDRNKDGVVTIEEFIESCQKDENIMRSMQLFDNVI comes from the exons GCCACCCTCCAGGGCCCACTAAAAAAGCGCTGAAGCAGCGGTTCCTCAAGCTGCTGCCTTGCTGCGGGCCCCAAGCCCTGCCCTCAGTCAGTGAAA CATTAGCCGCCCCAGCCTCCCTCCGCCCCCACAGACCCCGCCCGCTGGACCCAG ACAGCGTGGAGGATGAGTTTGAACTGTCCACCGTGTGTCACCGGCCCGAGGGTCTGGAGCAGCTGCAGGAGCAAACCAAGTTCACGCGCAAAGAGCTACAGGTCCTGTACCGGGGTTTCAAAAAC GAATGTCCCAGCGGAATTGTCAATGAGGAGAACTTCAAGCAGATTTATTCCCAGTTCTTTCCTCAAGGAG ACTCCAGCACATATGCCACTTTTCTCTTCAATGCCTTTGACACCAACCATGATGGCTCAGTCAGTTTTGAG GACTTTGTGGCTGGTTTGTCAGTGATTCTTCGGGGAACCACAGATGACAGGCTGAACTGGGCTTTCAACCTGTATGACCTCAACAAGGATGGCTGCATCACCAAGGAG GAAATGCTTGATATCATGAAGTCCATCTATGACATGATGGGCAAGTATACATATCCTGCACTCCGGGAGGAGGCCCCAAGGGAACACGTGGAGAGCTTCTTCCAG AAGATGGACAGGAACAAAGATGGCGTGGTGACTATTGAGGAATTCATTGAATCTTGTCAAAAG GACGAGAACATCATGAGGTCCATGCAGCTCTTTGACAATGTCATCTAG
- the KCNIP2 gene encoding A-type potassium channel modulatory protein KCNIP2 isoform X2, whose product MRGQGRKESLSDSRDLDGSYDQLTGHPPGPTKKALKQRFLKLLPCCGPQALPSVSETLAAPASLRPHRPRPLDPDSVEDEFELSTVCHRPEGLEQLQEQTKFTRKELQVLYRGFKNECPSGIVNEENFKQIYSQFFPQGDSSTYATFLFNAFDTNHDGSVSFEDFVAGLSVILRGTTDDRLNWAFNLYDLNKDGCITKEEMLDIMKSIYDMMGKYTYPALREEAPREHVESFFQKMDRNKDGVVTIEEFIESCQKVQGPALYISLVWTQGLIQ is encoded by the exons GCCACCCTCCAGGGCCCACTAAAAAAGCGCTGAAGCAGCGGTTCCTCAAGCTGCTGCCTTGCTGCGGGCCCCAAGCCCTGCCCTCAGTCAGTGAAA CATTAGCCGCCCCAGCCTCCCTCCGCCCCCACAGACCCCGCCCGCTGGACCCAG ACAGCGTGGAGGATGAGTTTGAACTGTCCACCGTGTGTCACCGGCCCGAGGGTCTGGAGCAGCTGCAGGAGCAAACCAAGTTCACGCGCAAAGAGCTACAGGTCCTGTACCGGGGTTTCAAAAAC GAATGTCCCAGCGGAATTGTCAATGAGGAGAACTTCAAGCAGATTTATTCCCAGTTCTTTCCTCAAGGAG ACTCCAGCACATATGCCACTTTTCTCTTCAATGCCTTTGACACCAACCATGATGGCTCAGTCAGTTTTGAG GACTTTGTGGCTGGTTTGTCAGTGATTCTTCGGGGAACCACAGATGACAGGCTGAACTGGGCTTTCAACCTGTATGACCTCAACAAGGATGGCTGCATCACCAAGGAG GAAATGCTTGATATCATGAAGTCCATCTATGACATGATGGGCAAGTATACATATCCTGCACTCCGGGAGGAGGCCCCAAGGGAACACGTGGAGAGCTTCTTCCAG AAGATGGACAGGAACAAAGATGGCGTGGTGACTATTGAGGAATTCATTGAATCTTGTCAAAAGGTACAGGGCCCTGCCCTCTACATTTCCCTGGTTTGGACTCAGGGCCTGATTCAATGA
- the KCNIP2 gene encoding A-type potassium channel modulatory protein KCNIP2 isoform X5, whose amino-acid sequence MRGQGRKESLSDSRDLDGSYDQLTGHPPGPTKKALKQRFLKLLPCCGPQALPSVSESNVEDEFELSTVCHRPEGLEQLQEQTKFTRKELQVLYRGFKNECPSGIVNEENFKQIYSQFFPQGDSSTYATFLFNAFDTNHDGSVSFEDFVAGLSVILRGTTDDRLNWAFNLYDLNKDGCITKEEMLDIMKSIYDMMGKYTYPALREEAPREHVESFFQKMDRNKDGVVTIEEFIESCQKDENIMRSMQLFDNVI is encoded by the exons GCCACCCTCCAGGGCCCACTAAAAAAGCGCTGAAGCAGCGGTTCCTCAAGCTGCTGCCTTGCTGCGGGCCCCAAGCCCTGCCCTCAGTCAGTGAAAGCAA CGTGGAGGATGAGTTTGAACTGTCCACCGTGTGTCACCGGCCCGAGGGTCTGGAGCAGCTGCAGGAGCAAACCAAGTTCACGCGCAAAGAGCTACAGGTCCTGTACCGGGGTTTCAAAAAC GAATGTCCCAGCGGAATTGTCAATGAGGAGAACTTCAAGCAGATTTATTCCCAGTTCTTTCCTCAAGGAG ACTCCAGCACATATGCCACTTTTCTCTTCAATGCCTTTGACACCAACCATGATGGCTCAGTCAGTTTTGAG GACTTTGTGGCTGGTTTGTCAGTGATTCTTCGGGGAACCACAGATGACAGGCTGAACTGGGCTTTCAACCTGTATGACCTCAACAAGGATGGCTGCATCACCAAGGAG GAAATGCTTGATATCATGAAGTCCATCTATGACATGATGGGCAAGTATACATATCCTGCACTCCGGGAGGAGGCCCCAAGGGAACACGTGGAGAGCTTCTTCCAG AAGATGGACAGGAACAAAGATGGCGTGGTGACTATTGAGGAATTCATTGAATCTTGTCAAAAG GACGAGAACATCATGAGGTCCATGCAGCTCTTTGACAATGTCATCTAG
- the KCNIP2 gene encoding A-type potassium channel modulatory protein KCNIP2 isoform X4, translating to MRGQGRKESLSDSRDLDGSYDQLTGHPPGPTKKALKQRFLKLLPCCGPQALPSVSESNVEDEFELSTVCHRPEGLEQLQEQTKFTRKELQVLYRGFKNSFLQEKSYMECPSGIVNEENFKQIYSQFFPQGDSSTYATFLFNAFDTNHDGSVSFEDFVAGLSVILRGTTDDRLNWAFNLYDLNKDGCITKEEMLDIMKSIYDMMGKYTYPALREEAPREHVESFFQKMDRNKDGVVTIEEFIESCQKDENIMRSMQLFDNVI from the exons GCCACCCTCCAGGGCCCACTAAAAAAGCGCTGAAGCAGCGGTTCCTCAAGCTGCTGCCTTGCTGCGGGCCCCAAGCCCTGCCCTCAGTCAGTGAAAGCAA CGTGGAGGATGAGTTTGAACTGTCCACCGTGTGTCACCGGCCCGAGGGTCTGGAGCAGCTGCAGGAGCAAACCAAGTTCACGCGCAAAGAGCTACAGGTCCTGTACCGGGGTTTCAAAAAC TCTTTCCTCCAGGAGAAGAGCTATATG GAATGTCCCAGCGGAATTGTCAATGAGGAGAACTTCAAGCAGATTTATTCCCAGTTCTTTCCTCAAGGAG ACTCCAGCACATATGCCACTTTTCTCTTCAATGCCTTTGACACCAACCATGATGGCTCAGTCAGTTTTGAG GACTTTGTGGCTGGTTTGTCAGTGATTCTTCGGGGAACCACAGATGACAGGCTGAACTGGGCTTTCAACCTGTATGACCTCAACAAGGATGGCTGCATCACCAAGGAG GAAATGCTTGATATCATGAAGTCCATCTATGACATGATGGGCAAGTATACATATCCTGCACTCCGGGAGGAGGCCCCAAGGGAACACGTGGAGAGCTTCTTCCAG AAGATGGACAGGAACAAAGATGGCGTGGTGACTATTGAGGAATTCATTGAATCTTGTCAAAAG GACGAGAACATCATGAGGTCCATGCAGCTCTTTGACAATGTCATCTAG